A portion of the Mesoplasma entomophilum genome contains these proteins:
- a CDS encoding APC family permease, with the protein MKLNRKYGFWTVLASTLAAIVGSSIIISFNMVFALAQANPLLMILAWVFGALIVLPDAFIVIEPSIGYGESGSGYSWIRKCNWRILAFWFGWVLILFVSATSLASCCSAMSSMITQILELDSKDLAVESLQKALAVFILVSLAGVQIMVKNSSKYTQIFFLFVKTLPIILVFILAIMYGSKEGLLSNSQMNSNLGHAYISSAMLIPAITYTGFAYSGHEFPTYITEEIKNPKKTVPLVIISAVLIVLVIYVCYGIALLSLATPDSQGNWIDPNGTTSTIFAQHKWAVLTFNIFAIFLFVGSVNSLLFFQSRLIHKLSETGDVHTFFGKVHKKTNQPYTAIILLGCVAVFYILFSSISEIISSFALATSTLKILLNSAIIKLRLKDPEYKKIYGNKTFWILMILSLVTCALTFIGSIYLMVIIPHQQTGASTFSILWKPILMVIIAFLVYLFGIFKFNNIKIK; encoded by the coding sequence ATGAAACTAAATAGAAAATATGGATTTTGAACAGTTCTAGCTTCAACGTTAGCTGCAATTGTTGGATCAAGCATTATAATCTCATTTAACATGGTTTTTGCTCTTGCTCAAGCAAATCCGTTGTTGATGATACTAGCTTGGGTATTTGGAGCATTAATAGTTTTGCCTGATGCGTTTATAGTTATTGAACCATCAATTGGATATGGAGAAAGTGGGAGTGGGTATAGTTGAATTAGAAAATGTAACTGAAGAATTTTGGCATTTTGGTTTGGTTGAGTTTTAATTTTATTTGTTTCTGCTACTTCACTAGCAAGTTGTTGTTCCGCTATGAGTTCAATGATAACTCAAATTTTAGAATTGGATTCAAAAGATCTTGCTGTTGAAAGTTTACAAAAAGCTTTGGCTGTATTTATATTAGTATCTCTTGCCGGAGTACAAATAATGGTTAAAAATAGTAGTAAATATACACAAATATTTTTTCTATTTGTAAAAACTTTGCCAATTATTCTAGTATTTATACTAGCAATTATGTATGGATCAAAAGAAGGTTTGCTTTCAAATTCACAAATGAATAGTAATTTAGGGCATGCATATATATCTTCAGCAATGTTAATCCCAGCAATAACATATACAGGATTTGCATATTCAGGTCATGAATTTCCTACATATATTACTGAAGAAATTAAAAATCCTAAAAAAACAGTTCCATTAGTAATCATTAGCGCAGTGCTAATTGTACTCGTTATTTATGTTTGTTATGGTATTGCTCTTTTATCATTGGCAACACCAGATAGTCAAGGGAATTGAATTGATCCAAATGGAACAACATCAACAATTTTTGCGCAGCATAAATGAGCAGTACTAACATTTAACATTTTTGCTATATTCTTATTTGTTGGTTCTGTAAATTCTTTATTATTCTTTCAATCAAGATTAATACATAAATTATCTGAAACTGGAGATGTGCACACCTTTTTTGGAAAAGTACATAAAAAAACAAACCAACCGTATACAGCTATTATATTGCTTGGTTGTGTTGCAGTGTTTTATATCTTATTTAGTTCTATCTCAGAAATAATTTCTTCATTTGCACTTGCAACAAGTACATTAAAAATTTTATTAAATTCGGCAATAATAAAATTAAGATTAAAAGACCCTGAGTATAAAAAAATATATGGAAATAAAACTTTCTGAATACTAATGATTTTAAGTTTAGTTACATGTGCTCTTACATTTATTGGTTCTATCTATTTAATGGTTATAATACCTCACCAACAAACAGGAGCAAGCACATTTTCAATCTTATGAAAACCAATTTTAATGGTTATTATTGCTTTTTTAGTTTATTTATTTGGAATTTTTAAATTTAATAATATAAAAATTAAATAA
- a CDS encoding alpha/beta hydrolase, with protein MKKIDKYKYSAKTLFLTIFQFKTIIKNSKSYFLDYKKFCYTYYREGLNEKGIEINSIQLYYDDLKNKGLNYLNHTFNQNQIEEISLENEKGKISCLIARNKKSNKWVIGLHGWTENKYLALRLVHHFWKQGYNVLTFDGFAHGLSYGEKTDIGFSSIQMLEEIIVYLKNNEQAKSIGLIGNSMGASTSVLFIQKSKIKSLVNWVIADCGFSNIKHQYRYYIENNLYHTEWWKIGFLFTHKFSKETKTPQKKFNLLKNMKKAKNIPVFFIHSKGDTFIPFEMSELMYDKKTKFEKEIKSEIWTPNGSEHVNTIVTYNEEYISKAINFARKWE; from the coding sequence TTGAAAAAAATAGATAAATATAAATATTCGGCAAAAACATTGTTTTTAACTATTTTCCAGTTCAAAACAATTATAAAAAATTCTAAATCTTATTTTTTAGATTATAAAAAGTTTTGCTACACATATTACCGCGAAGGCCTGAATGAAAAGGGAATAGAAATCAATTCTATTCAGTTATACTATGATGATTTAAAAAATAAAGGTTTAAATTATTTAAATCATACTTTCAACCAAAATCAAATTGAAGAAATCAGTCTAGAAAATGAAAAAGGAAAAATTAGTTGCTTAATTGCAAGAAATAAAAAATCAAACAAATGAGTTATAGGTTTGCATGGATGAACTGAAAATAAATATTTAGCTTTAAGGTTAGTTCATCATTTTTGAAAGCAGGGTTATAATGTTTTGACTTTTGATGGCTTTGCGCATGGTTTAAGTTATGGTGAAAAAACCGATATAGGATTTTCGTCTATTCAAATGTTAGAAGAAATAATAGTTTATTTGAAAAATAATGAGCAAGCAAAATCTATTGGTCTAATAGGTAACAGCATGGGTGCTTCTACAAGTGTATTGTTTATTCAAAAAAGTAAGATAAAATCACTTGTTAATTGAGTAATTGCTGACTGTGGATTTAGCAATATTAAGCATCAATATAGATACTATATAGAAAACAATTTATATCACACTGAATGATGAAAAATTGGTTTTTTATTTACACATAAATTTAGTAAAGAAACAAAAACACCACAAAAAAAATTTAATTTATTAAAAAATATGAAAAAAGCAAAAAACATCCCAGTGTTTTTTATACATTCAAAAGGAGACACATTTATCCCATTTGAAATGAGTGAATTAATGTATGATAAAAAAACAAAATTTGAAAAAGAGATTAAAAGCGAAATTTGAACTCCTAATGGTTCTGAACATGTAAATACAATAGTAACTTATAATGAAGAATACATTTCAAAAGCAATAAATTTTGCAAGAAAGTGAGAGTAA
- a CDS encoding GNAT family N-acetyltransferase: protein MKILFKNFDELTSKEAWEIFKNRSEVFNVEQEWLSCEIDENDLKATHLIIRNDENELIAYLRIFEVDENTVTLGRVLTPQKFRGLGLGKILLENAVKWINEKWPNKKLSISAQYRLLNFYRSFGFVEDSEIYDDEGIDHIKMVLKK from the coding sequence ATGAAAATATTATTTAAAAATTTTGATGAATTAACAAGTAAAGAAGCATGAGAAATATTTAAAAATAGAAGCGAAGTTTTTAATGTTGAGCAAGAATGATTATCATGTGAAATTGATGAAAATGATCTTAAGGCAACGCATTTAATTATAAGAAATGACGAAAATGAACTTATTGCTTATTTAAGAATATTTGAAGTAGATGAAAATACCGTAACTTTAGGTAGAGTATTAACTCCTCAAAAATTTAGAGGACTTGGATTAGGCAAAATTTTGTTAGAAAATGCAGTTAAATGAATTAATGAAAAATGACCTAACAAAAAATTAAGTATAAGTGCACAGTATAGACTTTTAAATTTCTATAGAAGCTTTGGTTTTGTTGAAGATTCTGAAATTTACGATGATGAGGGAATAGACCATATAAAAATGGTTTTAAAAAAATAA
- the rplA gene encoding 50S ribosomal protein L1, whose product MAKISKRMKNVKGLVDKQKVYTLDEAIKLAKETSTTKFDSTVELSFNLNIDPRKADQQIRGALVLPAGTGKTQKVLVLTNTKVKEAQDAGADFVGGEELITKIQKENWFEFDVIVATPEMMAKLGAIGKVLGPKGLMPNPKTGTVTMDVAKAIDEIKKGKIEFRADKEGNIHTIIGKASFTAEQLKENFTTILNEMRRVKPQTVKGDYIINTTISTTMGPGIKVEIN is encoded by the coding sequence ATGGCTAAAATTTCAAAAAGAATGAAGAACGTTAAAGGTTTAGTAGACAAACAAAAAGTTTACACACTTGACGAAGCAATTAAATTAGCAAAAGAAACTTCAACAACTAAATTTGATTCAACTGTTGAATTATCATTTAACTTAAACATTGATCCAAGAAAAGCAGATCAACAAATCCGTGGAGCATTAGTATTGCCAGCTGGAACAGGTAAAACTCAAAAAGTTTTAGTTTTAACAAATACTAAAGTTAAAGAAGCTCAAGATGCAGGTGCTGACTTTGTAGGTGGAGAAGAATTAATTACAAAAATACAAAAAGAAAACTGATTTGAATTTGATGTAATTGTTGCTACACCTGAAATGATGGCTAAATTAGGAGCAATCGGAAAAGTTTTAGGTCCAAAAGGATTAATGCCTAACCCAAAAACTGGAACAGTTACAATGGACGTTGCTAAAGCAATTGATGAAATTAAAAAAGGTAAAATTGAATTCCGTGCAGATAAAGAAGGAAATATTCACACAATTATTGGAAAAGCCTCATTTACTGCTGAACAATTAAAAGAAAACTTTACTACAATCCTAAATGAAATGAGAAGAGTTAAGCCTCAAACTGTTAAAGGTGATTACATCATTAACACTACAATTTCAACAACAATGGGTCCTGGAATTAAAGTAGAAATTAACTAA
- the rplK gene encoding 50S ribosomal protein L11 has product MAKRITRIAKLEFMAMQAKPGAELASLGINMPEFTKQFNDATKDRAGDVVPVVITAYDDKSFDYILKTTPAAILLKRAAGIERGASNAKTQTVATISADKVREIAEYKLVDLNANDVEAAMKIIAGTARNMGIKITGMEESN; this is encoded by the coding sequence GTGGCTAAAAGAATTACACGTATTGCCAAATTAGAATTTATGGCGATGCAAGCAAAACCAGGAGCAGAATTAGCTTCTTTAGGTATTAACATGCCTGAATTTACAAAACAATTTAACGATGCTACTAAAGATCGTGCAGGAGACGTTGTTCCTGTAGTTATTACTGCATATGATGACAAATCATTTGACTACATACTAAAAACAACACCAGCAGCTATTTTATTAAAAAGAGCAGCTGGAATCGAAAGAGGAGCAAGCAATGCTAAAACTCAAACAGTTGCAACTATTTCAGCTGACAAAGTTAGAGAAATTGCTGAATACAAATTAGTTGATTTAAATGCAAATGATGTTGAAGCAGCAATGAAAATTATTGCTGGTACAGCTAGAAACATGGGAATCAAAATTACAGGTATGGAGGAATCTAACTAA
- the alaS gene encoding alanine--tRNA ligase, protein MKKLTTNEIRKMWLDFFKTKNHHFLEPVSLIPVEDPSLLWINSGVATLKPYFDGRKTPPSPRLTNSQKAIRTNDIENVGVTARHHTMFEMLGNFSIGDYFKKEAISFAWELLTSDKWFAIPTEKLYITVFDEDIEAYEYWINDIGIKQDHIFRLTRDTNFWDVGQGPCGPNTEIFFDRGEKWDKENIGPKLLAEDIENDRYIEIWNIVFSQFNNDGFNNYSELPRKNIDTGAGLERIASIFQDTPTNFETDIFWPTIKQIESICDSKFKYSIENYFDEKIEQTKINTAFKVIADHVRATSFAIADGVFPGNKDRGYIIRRLIRRALMKGMELGINGPFLSTLVINVIDAMKDFYPYLLEKQNLIESTILNEEEKFLKTLSKGYEALNKMIESDKKVTGKNALLLFESFGYPIEQTIEIAEDKNVKVDIEEFNHLLEQAKEQARNARKDLKAWDKQNEIFTKLDIDSEFTGWEETKHENAKIVYIFTDDEILSEAADTEVYVILDKTPFYAEKGGQAADTGYLVNNSARAEVIDTQQGPNHQHIHKIQLEGSIKIGDTIDAFVNEEKRTLTMKNHSGTHLIHAALREILGETVMQSGSYNDEYGLRMDFTYNDSIKPEELLAAEKLVVEKINEKISRNVYFCSMQDAISKYAALAFFTEKYDDIVRVVKFGEFSSELCGGTHVDNTHDIEDFMITGLESKGSGVYRVKCLTSKQSINEYLNTEFNKLLKLIQEIFAKYENTKSILADQKIEDIIKDAFNKEISKQSIISLKLILENLSIAIKVYERKVEELLTTQKLEKFKSFEPKINENGTQIIEEKVNGLNIKDMKTLVDEYKNKFEKVIIILTSENTDGNFVVVGVSEKLQLEHSAIEIFKNLPISPKGGGNASLAQGKF, encoded by the coding sequence ATGAAAAAATTAACAACAAATGAAATTAGAAAAATGTGATTAGATTTTTTTAAAACAAAGAATCACCATTTCTTAGAACCAGTTAGCCTAATACCTGTTGAAGATCCTTCATTATTATGAATTAATTCAGGTGTAGCTACTCTAAAACCATATTTTGATGGAAGAAAAACTCCGCCATCACCAAGATTAACTAACTCTCAAAAAGCAATAAGAACTAATGATATTGAAAATGTTGGGGTAACTGCAAGACATCATACAATGTTTGAAATGTTAGGTAATTTTTCAATTGGGGATTATTTCAAAAAAGAAGCAATATCTTTTGCTTGAGAATTATTAACAAGCGATAAATGATTTGCTATTCCAACTGAAAAATTATACATAACTGTTTTTGACGAAGATATTGAGGCTTACGAATATTGAATTAATGACATTGGTATCAAACAAGATCATATTTTTAGATTAACAAGAGATACAAACTTTTGAGATGTTGGACAAGGACCATGTGGACCTAATACGGAAATTTTCTTTGATCGTGGTGAAAAATGAGATAAAGAAAATATAGGACCAAAACTTTTAGCTGAAGATATTGAAAATGATAGATATATTGAAATTTGAAATATTGTATTTTCACAATTTAATAATGATGGATTTAATAATTATTCAGAATTACCAAGAAAAAATATAGATACTGGTGCTGGTTTAGAAAGAATAGCGTCTATATTTCAAGACACACCAACAAACTTTGAAACTGATATCTTTTGACCTACAATTAAACAAATTGAAAGTATTTGTGATTCAAAATTTAAATATTCAATTGAAAATTATTTTGATGAAAAAATTGAACAAACTAAAATTAATACAGCATTTAAAGTAATTGCCGATCACGTTAGAGCAACAAGTTTTGCTATTGCTGATGGTGTATTCCCAGGTAACAAAGATAGAGGTTATATAATTCGCCGCTTAATTCGCCGTGCTCTAATGAAAGGTATGGAATTAGGAATCAACGGGCCATTCTTAAGTACATTAGTAATTAATGTAATAGATGCAATGAAAGATTTTTACCCATATTTATTAGAAAAACAAAATTTAATTGAGTCTACAATTTTAAATGAAGAAGAAAAATTCTTAAAAACTTTATCAAAAGGATATGAAGCTTTAAATAAAATGATTGAAAGTGATAAAAAAGTAACAGGTAAAAATGCATTACTTTTATTTGAATCATTTGGTTACCCAATTGAACAAACTATTGAAATTGCTGAAGACAAAAACGTTAAAGTTGACATTGAAGAATTTAATCATTTATTAGAACAAGCAAAAGAACAAGCGCGTAATGCAAGAAAAGATTTAAAAGCTTGAGATAAACAAAACGAAATTTTCACAAAGCTTGATATTGATTCAGAATTTACTGGTTGAGAAGAAACTAAACATGAAAATGCAAAAATTGTTTATATTTTTACAGATGATGAAATTCTTTCAGAAGCAGCTGATACTGAAGTTTATGTTATTTTAGACAAGACACCATTTTATGCTGAAAAAGGTGGTCAAGCAGCTGATACAGGATACTTAGTAAATAATTCAGCTAGAGCTGAAGTTATTGATACTCAGCAAGGACCTAACCATCAACATATTCATAAAATTCAGTTAGAAGGTTCAATTAAAATCGGGGATACTATTGATGCATTTGTTAATGAAGAAAAAAGAACTTTGACTATGAAAAACCACTCAGGAACTCACTTAATTCATGCTGCATTAAGAGAAATATTGGGCGAGACAGTTATGCAGTCTGGATCATACAATGATGAATATGGACTGCGTATGGACTTTACATATAACGATTCTATTAAACCAGAAGAATTATTAGCTGCTGAAAAGCTAGTTGTTGAAAAAATAAATGAAAAAATTAGTAGAAATGTTTATTTCTGTTCAATGCAAGATGCAATAAGTAAGTATGCTGCATTAGCATTCTTTACTGAAAAATATGATGATATTGTTAGAGTAGTAAAATTTGGGGAATTTTCAAGTGAATTATGTGGAGGAACTCACGTTGATAATACACATGATATAGAAGATTTTATGATTACGGGATTGGAATCAAAAGGTAGCGGAGTTTATAGAGTTAAGTGTTTAACTTCAAAACAGTCAATAAATGAATACTTAAATACAGAGTTTAATAAATTGTTAAAATTAATACAAGAAATATTTGCAAAGTATGAAAACACTAAATCAATTTTGGCAGATCAAAAAATTGAAGATATTATCAAAGATGCATTTAACAAAGAAATTTCAAAACAATCAATTATTTCTTTAAAACTTATTTTGGAAAACTTGTCTATTGCAATAAAAGTTTATGAAAGAAAAGTAGAAGAATTATTAACAACTCAAAAATTAGAAAAGTTTAAATCATTTGAACCAAAAATCAATGAAAATGGAACACAAATAATTGAAGAAAAAGTGAATGGTTTAAATATCAAAGATATGAAAACATTAGTTGATGAATATAAAAACAAATTTGAAAAAGTAATCATAATTTTAACTTCTGAAAACACTGATGGTAATTTTGTTGTTGTTGGAGTAAGCGAAAAATTACAATTAGAACACTCAGCGATAGAAATATTTAAAAATCTACCAATTTCACCAAAAGGTGGAGGTAACGCTAGTTTAGCGCAAGGTAAGTTTTAA
- a CDS encoding Cof-type HAD-IIB family hydrolase: MQLKDKLKKRLILIDLDGTTLKDDHLTINPITKNALQDAIKDGHTVCICTGRSLKDTIHIYNELELDSLLVTLDGGHISDPVHKNFKRIVLPISEEVTKSILQHPILKGKIENIIVEYYHTNMIQNSADNFFIVDANAEVPVQGDILKDWKGPCSNLIIKLKTNLNFINIVDTLNAEFGNAVKVKSNLIYGVENIGEKPILIITNKFVNKGFAAEMVAQYYNKDIKDVIAFGDQMNDFEMIKTVGYGIALTSGNPKLKEIASGITELSNDAGGLGDTLNKLLK, encoded by the coding sequence ATGCAATTAAAAGACAAATTGAAAAAGAGATTAATATTAATTGACTTAGACGGAACAACTTTAAAAGATGACCATTTAACAATTAATCCAATAACAAAAAATGCTTTGCAAGACGCCATTAAGGATGGGCATACTGTTTGTATTTGCACAGGTAGAAGTTTAAAAGACACAATACATATTTATAATGAACTAGAACTAGATAGTTTATTAGTTACATTGGATGGAGGACATATATCTGATCCAGTTCATAAAAACTTTAAAAGAATAGTTTTACCAATTAGTGAAGAAGTAACAAAAAGTATTTTACAACATCCAATATTGAAAGGAAAAATTGAAAACATTATTGTTGAATACTACCATACTAACATGATTCAAAATAGTGCTGATAATTTCTTTATTGTCGATGCAAATGCAGAGGTTCCAGTTCAAGGAGACATTTTAAAAGACTGAAAAGGTCCTTGCAGTAATTTAATTATTAAGTTAAAGACAAATTTAAACTTTATTAATATTGTTGATACTTTAAACGCTGAATTTGGAAACGCAGTTAAAGTTAAATCTAACTTAATTTATGGTGTTGAAAATATTGGAGAAAAGCCAATTTTAATAATAACAAACAAATTTGTTAACAAAGGTTTTGCTGCTGAAATGGTTGCCCAATATTACAATAAAGATATTAAAGATGTTATTGCTTTTGGTGATCAAATGAATGATTTTGAAATGATTAAAACAGTTGGATATGGTATTGCCTTAACTAGTGGTAATCCAAAATTAAAAGAAATTGCTTCAGGTATAACTGAGTTATCTAATGATGCAGGTGGTCTTGGAGACACACTAAATAAACTTTTAAAATAA
- a CDS encoding MFS transporter, translated as MQQKKKHRKICQNKFWQTKRFWTIAILATADVLVFIFPSYLKNVINTEIISLNLGISPAQLSQASAVYGYVSLVVFFFGSIIADKISLKWLTITGLVSFGITGAWYGSVGLTAGGAIIFDVENNIAILNPIGQSNRYTQILIIYVIWAIAKIIFWAPLWKLLSQQGKPEENGILNGIHGSLNGLIGTIFVGLGFIIFTILTPIFVNNNNTSSLAFSLMCYLFCLLIFIDATLLIFFIKEKKSEIISKDFNIKEVGKILKNYKIYLLSLLVMGVYMYQQGLSVLIPFMNSAILISASVTFIGGLLRTYLFRLIFSAPSGKIADKSGKYIKFLVIGCIICSFLMMVIIFLPGFKVGGFANQSAGMKLFIQIIVYSFFLCMGAICWGLVTNRWATIYEIGIDHKQYATSVGLISVIAFSPDAWFWQLNSLFLEKYKVETSIAGVYNYQLAYQYSMILIVAGGIIGVISGFILICRLKK; from the coding sequence ATGCAACAAAAAAAGAAGCACAGAAAAATTTGTCAAAACAAGTTTTGACAAACTAAAAGATTTTGAACAATAGCTATTTTAGCAACAGCTGATGTTTTAGTTTTCATTTTTCCATCTTACTTAAAGAATGTTATAAATACGGAGATAATATCATTAAATTTAGGAATTTCACCAGCGCAGCTTAGTCAAGCCTCTGCTGTTTATGGTTATGTATCTTTAGTAGTATTCTTTTTTGGTAGTATTATCGCGGATAAAATAAGTCTTAAGTGATTAACAATAACCGGATTAGTTAGCTTTGGCATAACAGGTGCATGATACGGTAGTGTTGGTTTAACTGCAGGCGGAGCAATTATTTTTGATGTAGAAAACAATATTGCTATTTTAAATCCTATAGGTCAATCAAATAGATATACTCAAATTTTAATAATTTATGTTATTTGAGCAATTGCTAAAATTATATTTTGGGCGCCATTGTGAAAATTACTTTCTCAACAAGGAAAACCTGAAGAAAATGGTATTCTTAATGGAATACATGGCAGCTTAAATGGGCTTATTGGAACAATATTTGTAGGTCTAGGTTTTATCATTTTTACAATACTAACACCTATATTTGTTAACAATAATAACACTTCAAGCTTAGCGTTTTCGTTAATGTGTTACTTATTTTGCTTACTTATTTTTATCGATGCAACTCTTTTAATATTTTTTATCAAAGAAAAAAAGAGTGAGATTATAAGTAAAGACTTTAACATAAAAGAGGTAGGAAAAATTTTAAAAAATTATAAAATTTATTTATTATCTTTATTAGTTATGGGCGTTTATATGTATCAACAAGGGTTAAGCGTGTTGATACCATTTATGAATAGTGCAATACTTATTAGTGCAAGCGTAACCTTTATTGGTGGACTACTAAGAACATACTTATTTAGATTAATATTTTCAGCTCCTTCAGGAAAAATAGCTGATAAATCAGGTAAATACATAAAATTTTTAGTCATAGGATGTATTATTTGTTCATTCTTAATGATGGTTATAATATTTTTGCCAGGATTTAAAGTTGGAGGCTTTGCAAATCAATCAGCGGGCATGAAATTGTTTATCCAAATTATTGTTTATTCATTTTTCCTTTGTATGGGAGCTATTTGCTGAGGCTTAGTAACAAATAGATGAGCTACAATATATGAAATAGGGATAGATCATAAGCAATATGCAACTAGTGTTGGATTAATCTCTGTTATAGCATTCTCTCCTGATGCATGATTTTGGCAATTAAATTCATTATTTTTAGAGAAATATAAAGTTGAAACAAGTATTGCTGGAGTTTATAACTATCAATTAGCATACCAATATTCAATGATATTAATTGTTGCTGGAGGGATTATTGGTGTCATATCTGGTTTTATTCTTATCTGTAGGTTAAAAAAATAA
- a CDS encoding MFS transporter yields the protein MGISKKTFTVIAILAMADVLVMAVPFYLKNVISSVVISESLGILPSQFSQANSIYGYVSLPSYFIGGWLADKISLKKLTLVGLASIGVVGLWYGFIPFIATAKVIQVYLIFALWSFITCFIFWAALWKLLSEQGKPEENGKLNGIHGSLNGLIGTVIIAIAYLVFFLFGTVWKSSLGDWAFPALVFIFTGFIIANCFLIFFFVPEDKTTKKDGESDFSLKSFKNILFNWKIWLVSILILGVYLYQSGLSIFVTYMQDVLLITASLVVVFGILRTYLFRFFFSTYFGKMADKSQKYILFIIIGLAVASVLCLIAVIVPGFSENSFTNMSKGSKTLVQVSVVTMYLGLGITCWALVTNRWATIYVINISQKDYGMAVGFISLIAFSADAWFWQIDSILLKNLGSEAGHVDNKLANQISIIIILCFGLLAMIAGGVLIYATKKEAQKNLSKQVLTN from the coding sequence ATGGGTATTAGCAAAAAAACATTTACTGTAATAGCCATTTTAGCAATGGCAGATGTCTTAGTAATGGCTGTACCCTTTTATTTAAAAAATGTAATATCATCTGTAGTAATTTCTGAATCACTAGGAATTTTACCATCTCAATTTTCGCAGGCTAATTCAATATATGGCTATGTATCTTTACCTAGTTATTTTATTGGAGGTTGACTTGCTGATAAAATTAGCTTGAAAAAATTAACACTAGTTGGTCTTGCATCAATTGGCGTAGTAGGATTATGATATGGCTTTATTCCTTTTATTGCTACTGCAAAAGTAATACAAGTCTACTTAATATTTGCATTGTGATCTTTTATTACATGCTTTATATTTTGAGCTGCACTTTGAAAATTATTATCTGAGCAAGGTAAACCTGAAGAAAATGGAAAGTTAAATGGAATTCATGGTAGTTTAAATGGACTTATTGGAACTGTTATTATTGCTATTGCGTATCTAGTATTTTTCCTTTTTGGGACAGTCTGAAAATCTTCATTAGGAGATTGAGCTTTTCCTGCACTAGTTTTCATTTTTACTGGATTCATAATTGCTAATTGTTTCTTAATTTTTTTCTTTGTTCCAGAGGACAAAACTACTAAAAAAGATGGTGAAAGTGATTTTTCATTAAAAAGTTTTAAAAATATATTATTTAATTGAAAAATATGACTTGTTTCAATTTTGATATTAGGAGTTTATTTATATCAAAGTGGATTATCAATATTTGTAACCTATATGCAAGATGTATTGTTAATTACTGCATCTTTAGTGGTTGTATTTGGAATTTTGAGAACCTATTTATTTAGATTTTTCTTTTCAACATATTTTGGAAAAATGGCAGACAAAAGTCAAAAATACATTTTATTCATAATAATTGGTTTGGCAGTAGCTTCTGTTCTATGTTTAATTGCAGTTATTGTTCCTGGATTTAGCGAAAATAGTTTTACAAATATGTCAAAAGGATCAAAAACTTTAGTTCAAGTTTCAGTAGTTACTATGTATTTGGGATTGGGTATAACTTGTTGAGCACTTGTTACAAATAGATGAGCAACAATTTATGTTATTAATATAAGTCAAAAAGACTATGGAATGGCGGTTGGATTTATATCATTGATTGCATTTTCAGCTGATGCATGATTTTGACAAATTGATTCCATTTTATTAAAAAATTTAGGGTCAGAAGCGGGGCATGTTGATAATAAATTGGCAAATCAAATTAGCATAATAATCATTTTATGCTTTGGCTTACTTGCAATGATTGCTGGTGGTGTATTAATATATGCAACAAAAAAAGAAGCACAGAAAAATTTGTCAAAACAAGTTTTGACAAACTAA